One window of Chryseobacterium sp. JJR-5R genomic DNA carries:
- a CDS encoding phosphatase PAP2 family protein, which translates to MNEKQLKIRQQAFALTLCTIVFMAVYNFAAWYASSLDHVPSFTFDFEKSIPFVPLSIIPYMAGGLFFCTVFFSCKNKNQLKILTWRMLFVSITAGILFIAVPLRFSFAKPEVSSVILGLPFSFLKTFDSPFNQSPSLHIAFAFIFWSVFKDLSKWRRSFLMVWLILLGVSTLTTYQHHLIDILTGAILAHISFIIIPYYKNDPEYRNSRMANYYFLSGWIFLSAALLLSKYIGNAGLILFLPALAMIIVGYYYQKKNGGISIK; encoded by the coding sequence ATGAATGAAAAACAATTAAAAATCCGGCAGCAGGCATTTGCATTAACACTCTGCACCATTGTCTTCATGGCTGTTTACAATTTTGCTGCCTGGTATGCTTCTTCTTTGGACCATGTGCCGTCATTCACCTTTGATTTTGAAAAATCTATTCCATTCGTGCCTTTGTCGATTATTCCGTACATGGCAGGCGGGCTTTTTTTCTGCACCGTATTTTTTTCATGTAAAAATAAAAATCAATTAAAAATATTAACATGGAGGATGCTTTTCGTAAGTATTACAGCCGGAATACTTTTTATTGCCGTTCCTTTACGGTTTTCATTTGCAAAACCTGAAGTTTCCAGTGTTATTTTGGGACTGCCTTTTTCGTTTTTAAAAACATTTGACTCACCTTTCAACCAATCCCCGTCGCTGCATATTGCTTTTGCCTTTATATTCTGGTCCGTGTTTAAAGATCTTTCAAAGTGGCGGCGCAGTTTCCTGATGGTCTGGCTGATTCTTCTGGGAGTTTCGACATTGACCACTTATCAGCATCATCTGATTGATATTTTAACCGGAGCCATTCTTGCACACATCAGCTTTATTATCATTCCTTACTACAAAAATGATCCTGAATACCGGAATTCCCGGATGGCCAATTATTATTTTTTATCAGGGTGGATTTTCCTTTCGGCTGCCTTATTACTCAGCAAATACATCGGAAATGCAGGGTTGATACTTTTCTTACCTGCATTGGCAATGATTATTGTGGGTTACTATTATCAGAAAAAGAATGGAGGGATTTCAATAAAATAG
- a CDS encoding YceI family protein — protein sequence MKKVFLTFVFALLSIVGFAQTIWQTDTMHSSINFNIKHMGISFVQGSFDKFEGKAVTKANTLDNAQLSFVVDVNSVNTAVEMRDKHLKSADFFDSEKFPTMTFESSSLTKGKNNMYTLKGKLTIKDVSKEVSVPVTFGGVTKNQQGKEVMGFQAVFKVNRLDYNIKYDPTGAGVAKDVDVNVYFELIKQ from the coding sequence ATGAAAAAAGTATTCTTAACTTTTGTATTTGCACTTTTAAGTATTGTTGGTTTTGCACAGACCATCTGGCAGACAGACACGATGCATTCTTCCATAAATTTCAATATCAAGCATATGGGGATCAGCTTTGTCCAGGGAAGCTTTGATAAATTTGAAGGAAAAGCCGTAACGAAAGCCAATACTCTTGACAACGCACAGCTTTCTTTCGTCGTGGATGTAAACTCCGTCAACACAGCTGTTGAAATGAGGGATAAGCATTTGAAAAGTGCAGATTTTTTTGACAGTGAAAAGTTTCCGACCATGACATTCGAATCCAGTTCTTTAACAAAGGGTAAAAATAATATGTATACCTTAAAAGGGAAACTGACGATTAAAGATGTTTCTAAAGAAGTAAGTGTTCCGGTAACTTTTGGCGGGGTAACAAAGAACCAGCAGGGAAAAGAAGTAATGGGCTTCCAGGCTGTATTTAAAGTAAACCGTCTGGATTATAATATCAAATATGATCCTACGGGTGCAGGCGTAGCTAAAGATGTTGATGTTAATGTATATTTTGAGCTGATCAAGCAATAG
- a CDS encoding CTP synthase has product MSKKNTKYIFVTGGVTSSLGKGIVSASLGLLLKSRGFNVTIQKLDPYINIDPGTLNPYEHGECYVTEDGAETDLDLGHYERYLDAPTSQNNNVTTGKIYQTVIEKERKGDFLGKTVQVIPHITNEIKRRIKILSKQNYDIIITEIGGTVGDIESLPYIETVRQLKWELGEKNSMVIHLTLLPYLASSGELKTKPSQHSVRQLMESGIMADVLVCRTEHKIPKDQRAKLAQFCNVSLDNVIECKDLETIYEVPMYLQKQNFDDVVLKELDLKSDKEADLKDWKTFLKKFQNPKRTIEIALVGKYISLQDSYISIAEAFKHAGADLETEVKIRWVYSGDLTSENIKETLAGVNGILVAPGFGDRGIEGKILTAQYARENKVPMLGICLGMQIMTIEFARNVLGYSKANSMEFDTSTEHPVISLMEEQKNVVDKGGTMRLGAWKCSLKNGSALNDIYGSKNITERHRHRYEFNSDYMGEFEMNGFLATGTNPETGLVEALEMPNHPFYVGVQYHPEYKSTVATPHPLFRAFIKACGKEVK; this is encoded by the coding sequence ATGAGTAAAAAGAATACAAAGTACATCTTTGTGACAGGAGGTGTAACTTCATCTTTGGGGAAAGGAATCGTTTCTGCTTCTCTGGGACTTCTGCTAAAATCACGCGGCTTTAACGTAACGATCCAGAAATTGGATCCTTATATTAATATTGACCCGGGAACACTGAACCCTTATGAACACGGAGAATGCTATGTAACCGAAGATGGTGCGGAAACAGATCTGGATTTAGGCCATTATGAGCGTTACCTTGACGCCCCCACCTCCCAAAACAACAATGTTACCACAGGGAAAATTTACCAGACGGTTATTGAAAAAGAAAGAAAAGGAGACTTCCTCGGGAAAACCGTTCAGGTTATTCCTCATATTACCAATGAAATTAAAAGGAGAATTAAAATCCTGTCCAAACAGAACTACGATATCATCATTACTGAAATCGGCGGAACGGTAGGGGACATTGAATCTCTGCCTTACATCGAAACGGTCCGACAGCTGAAATGGGAGCTGGGTGAGAAGAATTCTATGGTGATCCACCTTACCTTATTACCTTACCTTGCTTCAAGCGGGGAATTAAAGACAAAACCTTCACAGCACTCTGTCCGCCAGCTGATGGAAAGCGGAATTATGGCAGATGTTCTGGTATGCAGAACAGAACACAAAATCCCGAAAGACCAGCGGGCGAAACTTGCCCAGTTTTGTAACGTTTCTTTAGACAATGTTATTGAATGTAAGGACCTTGAAACAATTTATGAAGTTCCGATGTATCTTCAGAAGCAGAACTTCGATGATGTGGTTTTAAAGGAACTGGATCTGAAAAGTGATAAGGAAGCTGATCTTAAAGACTGGAAAACATTCCTTAAAAAATTCCAGAACCCGAAACGAACGATAGAAATCGCATTGGTAGGAAAATATATTTCCCTTCAGGATTCCTATATTTCCATTGCGGAGGCTTTCAAACATGCCGGAGCCGACCTGGAGACTGAAGTAAAGATCAGATGGGTATACAGCGGCGACTTAACCAGTGAAAATATCAAAGAAACTTTAGCAGGCGTAAACGGGATTCTAGTGGCTCCGGGCTTTGGAGATCGGGGGATTGAAGGAAAGATCCTTACGGCCCAATATGCAAGGGAAAATAAGGTTCCGATGCTTGGGATCTGCCTGGGAATGCAGATTATGACGATTGAATTTGCCAGAAATGTTTTAGGGTATTCAAAAGCCAACTCCATGGAATTCGATACTTCTACGGAACATCCGGTAATTTCATTGATGGAAGAACAGAAAAACGTAGTGGACAAAGGCGGTACCATGCGTCTCGGGGCATGGAAATGTTCCCTGAAAAACGGTTCTGCACTGAATGATATCTACGGAAGCAAAAATATTACGGAAAGGCACCGTCACCGGTATGAATTCAACAGTGATTATATGGGTGAATTTGAAATGAACGGCTTCCTGGCAACAGGAACTAATCCGGAAACAGGTTTGGTAGAAGCATTGGAAATGCCGAACCATCCGTTCTATGTCGGGGTTCAGTATCACCCGGAATACAAGAGTACGGTAGCAACACCGCATCCGCTGTTCAGGGCTTTTATCAAAGCATGCGGGAAAGAAGTAAAGTAA